The sequence below is a genomic window from Luteimonas sp. MC1825.
GCTGCGCCAGCTCGCCGGCGAAGAACGGCGCGCGCTTCGGGAACCCGAACGCCAGCGTGTACAGCGCATCCAGCACGCGGTGGTTGCCGGTGATGCGGCCATAGCTGGTCTCGACGCCGATGATGGCGACGATGTACTCGGCCGGCACGCCGGTCTCGGCGGCCACGCGATCGAGCGCGGCGCGGTTCTCGGCGTAGAACGCACGCCCGCCGTTGATGCGCGCGTCGTTCATGAAGATCGGGCGGTAGTCGCGCCACGGGCGCACGGCCTCGGCCGGCCGCGACATCGCGTCGATGATCGACTGCTTGTGCTCCGCCGTGGCCAGCGCGGCGCGGATGCGCTGGCGGTCCACGCCGTAGGTGTCGGCGGTGTAGTCGACGAACGCGGCGATGCGCTGTTCGCGCCCGAGCGCCGGATCGGTGACCGCGGGCGGCGCCACCGGGCGTTCCGGCGGCTGTGGCACGGCCGGCAGCAGGCCAGGCGCCGTGGCCGCCACCGCCGGTGGCGTGGTGGCCGCGGGTGCCACGGGTGCACGCGAGATCGCCGTGGGTGCGCAGGCGGCGAACAGCAGCGGCGCGGCCAATACCGGCAACAGGCGCGGTCGGGAAAGCGGGAATCGGGGGCTTCGGATCATCGGGCGCGAGGTTAGCACGCACCCTCGCCGGCCTGCGGCAGCCGTTCAGACGCCGTTTCGGCTCAGCGTCGCGCGCGCACCTGGCCGCTGGCGTGCACCGCCATCACCACGCCCATGCCGGCCAGCAGTGACACCGCCGCAGTACCGCCGAAGCTCAGCAGCGGCATCGGCACGCCGACCACCGGCAGCAGGCCCGAGATCATGCCGCCATTGACCAGCACGTACACGAACAATCCCAGCCCGAGGGCGCCCGCCAGCAGGCGCGCGAAGCCGTCGCGCGCCTCGGCCGCGATCCACAGGCAGCGGCCCACCACCACCAGGTACAGCGACAGCACCGTGACCACGCCCAGCCAGCCGAATTCCTCCGACAACACGGCGAAGATGAAGTCGGTGGTGTGCTCGGGCACGTAGTTGAGATGCGATTGCGAACCCTCGCCCCAGCCCTGCCCGCGCAGCCCGCCGGAGCCGATCGCGATCTTCGACTGGATGATGTTCCAGCCGGTGCCGAGCGGATCGGATTCCGGATCCAGGAAGGTGAGGATGCGGTCCTTCTGGTAGGGCCGCAGCAGCCAGTACCAGGCCACCGGCGCCGCCGCGGCCACGCCGCCGGCCGCCGCCACAAGCCACCACCACGACATGCCGGCCAGGAACAGCGCAAACCCGCCACTGGCCGCCACCAGCATCGCGGTGCCGAAGTCGGGCTGCAGCAGGATCAGCCCGGTCGGCACGCCGACGATCGCCATCGCCGTCAGCGTGCGCGCGAAGCCCGGCGGCATCGGGCCGTTGTTGAGGTACCAGGCCACCGCCATCGGCAGGCTCAGCTTCAGCAGTTCGGCCGGCTGGAAATAGAACACGCCAAGGTTCAGCCAGTGCGCGCCGCTGCGCCCGGTGCCGAGGAACAGCACCGCGACCAGCGGCAGCAGCGACAGTGCGAACACCACCGGCGCCGCGCCCCGCAGGCGCAGCAGCGGCACGCGCGACAGCAGCCACATGATGCCGAGGCCGACCACGTAGCGCGCACCCTGCGACTTCACCAGCACCGTCTCGCCACCGCCGGCGCTGTGCAGCACCGCCAGGCCCGCGGCCATCAGTCCCGCCAGGGCGCCGAGCAGGATCCAGTCGATGCTGCGCACGAAGCCCTGCAGCAGGTCCAGCAGCCAGCGCAGGATGACGTTCATGGGGTGGCCTCGACCGCCGGCGCAGCGACCGCCACCGCGTGCGCTCCGGGCAGCAGGGTCGACACCACGGTGTCGAAGGTGACCGCCGGCAACGCGTCGGCCGCGGCCTCGGTGCCGTCGGCCGGTTCGGGCATGGTGCCCAGCAGCCAGGCGTCGAAGATCTTGCGCGCGATCGGCGCCGCGGTGGTGCCGCCGTAGCCGCCATGCTCGACCACAACGGCCACCGCGATCGTGGGCGCTTCGGCCGGCGCGTAACCCACGAACAGCGCCTGGTGGCGCAGGTGGTAGGGCAGGCTGCGCGGATCCATGCGCGCGGTGCCCTTGCGGCTGATCTTCTGCGCGGTACCGGTCTTGCCGGCCATGCGGTATTCGGCGCCGCGGGCCATGGCGGTCGCGGTGCCGCGACCATGGATGGTGTTGACCATGCCTTCCTGCACCGCGCGCAGGTGGGCCGGGTTGTCGGTGATCCCCGGCGCCGGCAGCCGCGGCAACGGCGTCCACGGCGCGTCATAGGCCAGGCGGCGCTCGGACACCAGGCGCAGCGGATGCAGGGTGCCGCCGTTTGCGATCGCGGCGGTGCCGCGCGCAAGCTGCAGCGCGGTGGCGACCCAGTAGCCCTGGCCGATGCCGGCGATCACGGTTTCGCCCGGATACCAGGGCTCGCTGGTGCGCGACGCCTTCCATTCCGGTGACGGCACGATGCCGCTGGTCTCGCCGGTCAGGTCGATGCCGGTGGGCTGGCCGAAACCATAGCGCGCCATGTACGTGGCAAAGCGCGCGATGCCCATGTCGTAGGCGAGCTTGTAGTAGTAGTAGTTGATCGAGCGCGAGATCGAATCGCGCAGGTCCACCCAGCCGCCGCCGGCCCCGGCGTCGCGATAGCCGCGGCTCTGCCCGGGAATGAAGAACTCGCCGGTGGAGAACACCTTGCTGTCGGGCGTGCGCACGCCGCTGTCCACGCCGGCAAGGGCGACGAACGGCTTGATGGTCGACCCCGGCGGCCCGCCGCCGAGCACGTTGCGGTTGAACAGCGGCCGCGCCGGATCGTCCATCAGGCGCCGGTAGTCGGCGCTGGCGATGCCGTTGACGAACAGGTTGGGGTCGTAGCTCGGCAGGCTGACCATGGCCAGCACCTGCCCGGTGGCGGGGTCCACGGCGACCGCCGAGCCGTGCAACCCGCCGAAGGCCAGCGCCATCGCGCGCTGCAGTTCCACATCCACCGACAGCCGCAGGTCGGCGCCCGCCGACGCCGGCAGCATGCCGACCCGGCCCAGCGCGCGGCCCTCGACATTGGTTTCCACCTGTTCGTAACCAACCACGCCGCGCAGCGCCTCGTCGTAGTAGCGCTCCAGGCCGGTGCGCCCGGTGTGGGTGAACACCGCATGCGCCTCGCCGAACTTCACGATGTCGCTCTCGTCGGTGCGGCCGACGTAGCCGACGATGTGCGCCAGCAGGTCGCCCTGCGGGTACCGACGGTTGAGGTAGGGCACCAGCTCGACACCCGGGAACCGCCAGCGCTCGACCGCGAAACGCGCCGCCTCCTCGTCGCTGATGCGCAGCTTCAGCGTGATCGCGCGGAAGGACCGGGTGGTGCGGCGCTCCGCCTCGAAGCGCGCGAGGTCCTGCGGTGACAGCTCCACCACTTTCGACAGCGCGGCAAGCAGCGCCTCGGGATCACCGGCGTCCTCCGGGGTCACGTCGAGGCGGTAGGCCGGCACGTTGTCGGCGATGATCCGCCCGGCACGGTCGTAGATCAGCCCGCGCCCGGGCACCACCGGCCGCGGCTTGATGCGGTTGGCCTGCGAACGCTTGGCGTAAACGTCGTGGTCGAGCACCTGCAGCTTGAAATACCAGCCCGCCAGCCCCCCCAGCGCCAGCACCACCACGACGAATCCGACCAGTGCACGGCTGCGGAACAGCCGCGCCTCGGCCTGCGGATTGCGCAGGCGCGTCCGCGCCCGGCCGCCGATCATCGCCGCACGCCGCGGCCGATGCGCAGCGCGTCCAGCAGCAGGAACAGCGGCGCCCACAGCAGCATGCCGAGCAGCGGCGCCCACCAGTAGGCCAGCGGCAACAGCGGCTCGCCGAGCGCGAGATGCAGCACGGTGCTGATGACGCGGTCATTGAGCAGCAGTCCACCGATCGCCAGCGCCTGCTGCGGCATCGGGAAGAAGCGCAGCTGGGTGCGGAAGCGCTGCAGGATGAACGCCATCACCACCAGCCGCAGCGACTGCTCGCCGAGCAGGCCGCCGAACGCCAGGTCGGCCACCACGCCCACGCAGAACGCGAAGCCGAGGCCGACCCTGTCGTTGTCCTCGATCACCCCGTAGGCGACCACCAGCGCCAGCCAGTACGGGCGGAACGGCTGCAGCAGCTCCGGCATGGGCAACAGGCCCAGCAGCAGCGCCAGCAGCACGGCGACCGGCAGCACCCAGCTGCGGCCGCGGGTCATGGCGTGGCCCCCGGCGCGGGCGGCGCATCCGATGCGGCAGGTGCGGCCGGCGGCGGCGCGCGGCCCGGCGCGCGGTCGCGCAGCAGCAGCACGTCGCGGCCACGGTCGAGCTGCGCGGCCGCGTGCACGTCGCCGACCAGGAACGCGCGGCTGTCGTCGGGCCGCAGGGCGGCGATCGTGCCCACCGGGAAACCGGGCGGGAAACGGCCACCCAGGCCGGAGGTGATGAGCACGTCGCCGGCGCGGACGTCGCTCGACAGCGGCACGTTGCGCAGCTCCAGCCGGTCGCTGCGGCCGGTGCCATAGACGATCAGGCGCACGCCGGTGCGCGCCACGGCCACCGGCACGGCGTGGTCGGGATCGGTCAACAACAGGATCACCGCCGTGGTCGGGGTGGCCTCGATCACCTGCCCCACCAGGCCGCCGGCGTCGATCACGCTCTGCCCGCGGTGCACGCCCAGGCCGGTGCCGGCATTGAGCATCAGCCGCTGGCGCGTGGGGTCGAGGTCGACATCCAGGATCGGTGCCAACTGCACGTCCAGCCCGCCGCGTTCGGCCGCGCCGAGCAGGCCGCGCAGGCGGGCGTTTTCTTCCGCCTCGACCTGCAGCCGCGCCTGGCGCGCGGCGCCGACCAGCAGCTCATTGCGCAGGCGGCGGTTCTCCTCGGCCAGGCGCGTGCGCGTGGCGGCGTCGTCGCGCACGCTTTCGCCAAGCCGCGACGGCAGCCCGGCCAGCCACCACACCGGCTGCATCGCCACGCTGGCGTGCGACCTGGCCTGGGCCAGCCAGTCGCCGCGATGGTCGAACACCAGCAGGGTGATGGACAGCGCGAGGTACGCCAGCAGCCTCAGCGTGCCGGCGACGTCACTGGAGCGCGGGGCGGCGGGGCCGGCGTAGGAGGACACTGTCTGGGCCGTGGACGGTCAGGTCACTCCGACGCGAAGAACTCGTTCCCGTGCATGTCCAGCAGCTCCAGCGCGCGGCCACCGCCGCGGGCCACGCAGGTCAGCGGATCCTCGGCGACCTGCACGTGCAGCCCGGTCTCCTCGCTGATCAGGCGGTCGATGTCGCGCAGCAGCGCGCCACCGCCGGTGAGCACGATGCCGCGCTCGGCGACATCGGCGCAGAGCTCCGGCGGGGTGAGTTCGAGTGCCTGGCGCACCGCGCTGACGATGCCGGCCAGCGGCTCGCGCAACGCGTCCAGCACTTCGGCCGAGCTGATCTTGATCATCTTCGGCACGCCTTCGGCCAAATGGCGGCCGGAAACCTCGATCTCGATCACCGGGTCCTGCGGGTAGGCGCAGCCGGCCTCGAGCTTGATGCGCTCGGCGGTGGATTCGCCGATCAGCATGCCGTGGTTGCGGCGCACGTAGTTGATGATCGACTCGTCGAAGCGGTCGCCGCCGATGCGCACCGACTGCGAGTAGACGATGCCGTTGAGCGCGATCACCGCAACCTCGGTGGTGCCGCCGCCGATGTCGACGACCATCGAGCCGCGCGCCTCGGTGACCGGCATGCCGGCGCCGATGGCGGCCGCCATGGGCTCCTCGATCAGCGAGACATCGCGGGCGCCGGCTTCGAGCGCCGAATCCTTGATGGCGCGCTTCTCCACCTGGGTGGAGCCGGCCGGCACGCAGATCAGCACGCGCGGGCTGGGGCGCAGGAAGCGCGACTTGTGCACCTTGCGGATGAAGTGCTTGAGCATCTCTTCGGTGTAGGTGAAGTCGGCGATCACGCCGTCCTTCATCGGCCGGTGCGTGGTGATGTTGCCGGGCGTGCGGCCCAGCATCTGCTTGGCCTCGCTGCCGACGGCCGCGACCGCCTTCTGGCCGCCGGAGCGGTCCTGGCGCACGGCCACCACCGAGGGTTCGTTGAGCACGATTCCCTGGCCGCGGACGAAAATGAGTGTGTTGGCCGTGCCCAGGTCGATGGACAGGTCGTTGGAAAACATGCCGCGGAACTTCTTGAACATCGGGGGCGGACGTCCGTCAGGAGGCAGGGGAACAGGGGGGATTTCCCGTGAAAACGGGATCAGCAAGCGTAACCGCGGCCCCAGTCCCGGGCAAGGAGAACCGCTGCCCGCGATGCGCCGTGCTTGGCCGCGCACGACCGCAGCGGCTAACCTGTGCGGCCAGCCGGCCCGACAGGGGCGGCAGTGGCATGCCCGGCGGCCCTGCCGGTCGCGGACCCCCATCACACAACCAACCGGCGTAGCCGCCGGCAACAGCCCCTGGAGCACCTTCCCGATGCCTGCCCTGATCTGCGGTTCCCTGGCCTACGACACCATCATGGTGTTCCCCGACCAGTTCAAGAACCACATCCTGCCGGACAAGGTGCACATCCTGAACGTCTCGTTCCTGGTGCCGCGGATGCGCCGCGAGTTCGGCGGCTGCGCCGGCAACATCGCCTACAACCTCAAGCTGCTGGGCGGCGACCCGATCCCGATGGCCACCGTCGGCCAGGATTTCGGCCCCTATCGCGAGTACTTCGCCGATCTCGGCATCCCGTTGGGCCATGTCAAGGAAATCCCGGAGCTGTTCACGCCGCAGGCGTTCATCACCACCGACCTCGACAACAACCAGATCACCGCCTTCCACCCGGGCGCGATGATGCGTTCGTACGAGAACCACGTGCGCGACGTGCCCGGCGTGACCATCGGCATCGTCAGCCCCGACGGCTACGAAGGCATGATCCAGAACTCGAAGGAATTCGCCGAGGCCGGCATTCCCTTCATCTTCGACCCCGGCCAGGCCATGCCGTTGTTCAACGGCGAGGAGCTGCGCGCCTTCATCGAGCAGGCCGACTACGTCACGGTCAACGACTACGAGTCGAACCTGCTGCAGGAACGCACCGGCTGGGACGAGGCGACCATCGCCGGCAAGGTCAAGGCCTATATCACCACGCGCGGCCCCAAGGGCGTGGTGATCTACGCCGATGGCAAGACCTACGACGTGCCGCCCGCGCACGAGACCCGCGTCACCGACCCGACCGGCTGCGGCGACGCGTTCCGCGCGGGCCTGCTGTTCGGCATCGAGAAGGGCTACGGCTGGGAAACCATCGGCCGCATCGGCAACCTGATGGGCGCGCTGAAGGTGGAGCACCCCGGCACGCAGAACCAGCGCTTCGACTACGACGAGTTCGCCGCGCAGTTCACCCAGCAGTTCGGCTACGCCCTCTAGGCATGCCCATCCGTCTGGCGGGATGCCTGGTCGCCGCGGCCGCCCTGCTGGCGGATGCAACGTGGTTGCCGGCGCGCGGCGCGGGCCCCGAATCGCGTTACCTGGAACTGGCGGCGGACCGCATCGTCGCCGGCCGTTCCGGCCCGCTGCTGGAGGCGACCGTCCACGTGCCCCGCGCCGGCTGGCTGTACCTGCAGTCGGACGGCGTGTACGCGCCGCTCGATGCCGCACAGGCCAACGCCTACATCACCGTCAATGGCAAGCCGGTGTCCAACGACAGCATCATCGACTGGCGCGGCTCCCGGGCGCCCAACCGGCATGCGTTCAACGCGATCGGGGCGGTGCGCGTCCCGGCCGGGAAGGTGCGTGTCGCGCTGCATGCGCGCACCGTCGATGGCCGGGCCACGGTCATGGCGGGCGCGAACCTCTCGATCGTGACCACCGCGGCCACCCACGTGGCCGCCGCCCGCCTGCCCGGGGCCTCGCCGTGGCTCGCGTTCGATACCCGCGACACACCGGAGGGCACGCCCATCCCGGAGCGCGGCCGGCGCGCGCTGCTGACGGCGGCGGCGCGCAATGCCGCCGGACCCGTGGTGGCGATGGCCTCCGGGCACAGCTACGTGTCGGACTCCCCGGGCGATGCGATGTGGGGGATCTTCCTCAACGGCCGTGAATCACCGCTGGACACGGCGACCTGGTCGATCAACGACCTGTTCGCGCTCGGCGCAGAAGTGCAGGCCCCGATGTTCGCGCAGGCGCTGTACCCGTCGCCGCCGGCTGACAGCACGGTGCAGCTGGTCGCCAGCGAGTCGCCGTATTACCGGCCGCTGATGGCGAGCACCAACGCCGCCCGCTACCGGGTGGGTGCCGGCACGCGGCTCATCACCCTGGCCGGGGGCATGCGCGTGACCGGACGCGGGCTGGCACCCGCGCACGACTACGCGGCCAAGGGCCAGCACCGCCGCTACGCCTACGTCTGCGTCGGGACCAACGGCTTCCGCCCGGAGAAGTGCCCGCCGGCCGGCGGCGACGTGGTGCTGGGCCGGGGGCGCGCCTGCATCCCGCCGGGCCACAGCGGCGTGGTGCTGTTCTCCGCCAAGAGCCGGATCCAGGGTGACGAGGCGGATCCGGGTGGCACGGTCTCGCTGCGCATCCGCATCAACGGCCAGGACGTGGGTGCCGCCAGCGAACAGACGCTTGGGCCGCGTCCGCACTCGGTGAGCACGCGCACCATCGGGGCGAGCTACCTGGCGGCCGGCAAGCGCGCGCTGGCGCCGGGTTGCCATGACGTGGAGGCCGTGGCACGTGCCACCGGCGACTTCCGCAACATCTCGCTCAACGCCGACCTGCCGCTGCTCTGGTTCGACTGACGCCGGCTACTTCCAGCCGGCCAGCCTGGCGCGGTCCAGCCCGCCCACCTCGAACACCGCGGTACGCGTGCCGCCGGCCTTGACCGGATACTCCACCGACAGCGCCTTCGCGCCGTCGAGCATCCGCCACAGCGCGCGTTCGTCGTCGATGAACATGGCGATCGCCTCGTCGGTGTCGGGGCGGTTGGCGGCCATGCGCACCGGCGCGGCGCTGTCCACGGTGACCGCGACGCGGCAGGCGCCGTAGCAGTCGAAGTCGCCGGCTTCCATGACCAGGTAGCTGCTGCGTCCCCACGACGGATGGTCGCGGAAGATCAGGCGCACCGGCCTTGCGCCGCTGCCGTCGCTGTCGACGCGGTCACGGGTGTAGATCGCGGCCGACAGCTGGGTGCCGCCGGTGACCGGCTCGACGTTGTAGGTCCACAGGCCGGCGAGGCGCTTGTCCTCGCGGATCGACTCGGCGCGCGCCCCGGCCTGCTCGTGC
It includes:
- a CDS encoding carbohydrate kinase family protein, with translation MPALICGSLAYDTIMVFPDQFKNHILPDKVHILNVSFLVPRMRREFGGCAGNIAYNLKLLGGDPIPMATVGQDFGPYREYFADLGIPLGHVKEIPELFTPQAFITTDLDNNQITAFHPGAMMRSYENHVRDVPGVTIGIVSPDGYEGMIQNSKEFAEAGIPFIFDPGQAMPLFNGEELRAFIEQADYVTVNDYESNLLQERTGWDEATIAGKVKAYITTRGPKGVVIYADGKTYDVPPAHETRVTDPTGCGDAFRAGLLFGIEKGYGWETIGRIGNLMGALKVEHPGTQNQRFDYDEFAAQFTQQFGYAL
- the mltB gene encoding lytic murein transglycosylase B, giving the protein MIRSPRFPLSRPRLLPVLAAPLLFAACAPTAISRAPVAPAATTPPAVAATAPGLLPAVPQPPERPVAPPAVTDPALGREQRIAAFVDYTADTYGVDRQRIRAALATAEHKQSIIDAMSRPAEAVRPWRDYRPIFMNDARINGGRAFYAENRAALDRVAAETGVPAEYIVAIIGVETSYGRITGNHRVLDALYTLAFGFPKRAPFFAGELAQLFALTAEEPQLDLGALKGSYAGAMGMGQFMPSSYRLWAKDGDGDGQRDLLTHKPDVFASIANYFVVHGWQRGAPVVARATRDAAAADFKPDNLEPVHPLPALAARGYRPQSGQPLAEGATLLSFDGEAGPEYWLGYRNFYVISRYNRSPMYSLAVHQLAQAIAGRPAQ
- the rodA gene encoding rod shape-determining protein RodA; its protein translation is MNVILRWLLDLLQGFVRSIDWILLGALAGLMAAGLAVLHSAGGGETVLVKSQGARYVVGLGIMWLLSRVPLLRLRGAAPVVFALSLLPLVAVLFLGTGRSGAHWLNLGVFYFQPAELLKLSLPMAVAWYLNNGPMPPGFARTLTAMAIVGVPTGLILLQPDFGTAMLVAASGGFALFLAGMSWWWLVAAAGGVAAAAPVAWYWLLRPYQKDRILTFLDPESDPLGTGWNIIQSKIAIGSGGLRGQGWGEGSQSHLNYVPEHTTDFIFAVLSEEFGWLGVVTVLSLYLVVVGRCLWIAAEARDGFARLLAGALGLGLFVYVLVNGGMISGLLPVVGVPMPLLSFGGTAAVSLLAGMGVVMAVHASGQVRARR
- the mreD gene encoding rod shape-determining protein MreD encodes the protein MTRGRSWVLPVAVLLALLLGLLPMPELLQPFRPYWLALVVAYGVIEDNDRVGLGFAFCVGVVADLAFGGLLGEQSLRLVVMAFILQRFRTQLRFFPMPQQALAIGGLLLNDRVISTVLHLALGEPLLPLAYWWAPLLGMLLWAPLFLLLDALRIGRGVRR
- a CDS encoding rod shape-determining protein, with product MFKKFRGMFSNDLSIDLGTANTLIFVRGQGIVLNEPSVVAVRQDRSGGQKAVAAVGSEAKQMLGRTPGNITTHRPMKDGVIADFTYTEEMLKHFIRKVHKSRFLRPSPRVLICVPAGSTQVEKRAIKDSALEAGARDVSLIEEPMAAAIGAGMPVTEARGSMVVDIGGGTTEVAVIALNGIVYSQSVRIGGDRFDESIINYVRRNHGMLIGESTAERIKLEAGCAYPQDPVIEIEVSGRHLAEGVPKMIKISSAEVLDALREPLAGIVSAVRQALELTPPELCADVAERGIVLTGGGALLRDIDRLISEETGLHVQVAEDPLTCVARGGGRALELLDMHGNEFFASE
- the mreC gene encoding rod shape-determining protein MreC, with protein sequence MSSYAGPAAPRSSDVAGTLRLLAYLALSITLLVFDHRGDWLAQARSHASVAMQPVWWLAGLPSRLGESVRDDAATRTRLAEENRRLRNELLVGAARQARLQVEAEENARLRGLLGAAERGGLDVQLAPILDVDLDPTRQRLMLNAGTGLGVHRGQSVIDAGGLVGQVIEATPTTAVILLLTDPDHAVPVAVARTGVRLIVYGTGRSDRLELRNVPLSSDVRAGDVLITSGLGGRFPPGFPVGTIAALRPDDSRAFLVGDVHAAAQLDRGRDVLLLRDRAPGRAPPPAAPAASDAPPAPGATP